A genomic window from Halogeometricum borinquense DSM 11551 includes:
- a CDS encoding PH domain-containing protein — translation MEPELDWLTLDDDEEIVWSDTPHGASIVPALIVGVPLSFVLIGIPIVVSAYLSLRNTHYVVTTAGLYRKSGILSRDVQKVGFDKVQNTSYSQGILGSSVGFGNVDISTAGGSGVEMRFQSVENPRDVAELVNRHVKQSTGGRDDAGDKEAVLDEVLTELREIRTLLERDESAALDTTRTAGESEQVEMNTIDELVSERPDDEENEAGKSDASSTDETGSSDRNDEANASDSGDETDSADDNTETGWTTDDDTDPLEFDR, via the coding sequence ATGGAACCAGAACTGGATTGGTTAACGCTGGACGACGACGAGGAAATCGTCTGGTCGGATACACCGCACGGTGCGAGTATCGTTCCCGCGCTGATCGTGGGTGTCCCGCTCTCTTTCGTTCTTATCGGGATTCCCATCGTCGTCTCGGCGTATCTCTCGCTTCGCAACACCCACTACGTGGTCACGACGGCCGGTCTCTACCGAAAGTCGGGGATTCTCTCGCGTGACGTGCAGAAAGTCGGCTTCGACAAAGTGCAGAACACCTCCTACAGTCAAGGTATTCTCGGATCGTCTGTTGGTTTCGGTAACGTCGATATTAGCACTGCCGGGGGGTCGGGCGTCGAAATGCGGTTCCAATCCGTCGAGAACCCGCGCGACGTGGCCGAACTCGTCAACCGCCACGTCAAGCAGTCCACCGGCGGACGTGACGACGCTGGGGACAAGGAAGCAGTCTTGGACGAGGTACTGACGGAACTCCGCGAAATTCGTACGCTGCTCGAACGCGACGAGTCGGCGGCGCTCGACACCACTCGAACCGCTGGCGAAAGCGAACAAGTCGAGATGAACACGATAGACGAACTCGTATCCGAGCGTCCGGACGACGAGGAGAACGAGGCTGGGAAATCAGACGCCAGCAGTACTGACGAGACGGGTTCGTCGGACCGTAACGACGAAGCGAACGCTTCGGACAGCGGCGACGAGACGGACTCCGCAGACGACAACACAGAGACCGGTTGGACGACCGACGACGATACCGACCCGCTCGAATTCGACCGATGA
- a CDS encoding HpcH/HpaI aldolase/citrate lyase family protein has product MARRSLLFSPGDRPELMRKAPSAGADVLCFDLEDAVVPSKKDDARAAVRDVLSDPSFDPDAEILVRVASETVADDLDGVLGPDGDVDVRLDGIMVSKAGYAADIREVDNELAARGWTLPVFALIETARGVLNAPDIAAEGPTTALIFGAEDLAADIGATRTEEGTEVLYARERVVVVAAAEEIDAIDTVHTDFEDESGLREQTEFARSLGYDGKMAIHPAQVPVINDAFTPSPDQVEWAEKVLDARDEAETSGAGVFRVDDEMIDAPLIAQAERILERAGASADR; this is encoded by the coding sequence ATGGCACGACGAAGCCTCCTCTTCTCGCCGGGAGACCGGCCGGAGTTGATGCGTAAAGCGCCGTCCGCGGGGGCGGACGTACTCTGCTTCGACCTCGAAGACGCCGTGGTACCGTCGAAGAAAGACGATGCGCGGGCCGCCGTCAGAGACGTTCTCTCGGACCCATCGTTCGATCCGGACGCCGAGATTCTCGTCCGCGTCGCAAGCGAGACGGTTGCAGACGACTTGGACGGCGTCCTCGGTCCGGACGGCGACGTTGACGTACGGCTGGATGGAATCATGGTCTCGAAAGCGGGGTATGCCGCGGATATCCGTGAGGTAGACAACGAACTGGCTGCGCGGGGATGGACGCTGCCCGTTTTCGCCCTCATAGAAACTGCCCGTGGCGTGTTGAACGCGCCCGACATCGCCGCGGAGGGACCGACGACGGCACTCATCTTCGGCGCGGAGGACCTCGCGGCGGACATCGGAGCGACCCGTACGGAGGAAGGAACGGAGGTACTGTACGCCCGCGAACGCGTTGTCGTCGTCGCCGCCGCGGAGGAAATTGACGCCATCGACACCGTCCACACTGACTTCGAAGACGAGTCGGGCCTGCGAGAACAGACGGAGTTCGCCCGCTCGCTGGGCTACGATGGCAAGATGGCGATCCACCCAGCACAGGTGCCAGTGATCAACGACGCGTTCACGCCCTCGCCGGATCAAGTCGAATGGGCGGAAAAAGTACTCGACGCCCGTGATGAGGCCGAAACGTCGGGGGCGGGCGTCTTCCGCGTGGACGACGAGATGATTGACGCACCGCTCATCGCACAGGCGGAACGGATCCTCGAACGCGCCGGCGCGTCGGCGGACCGGTAA
- a CDS encoding DICT sensory domain-containing protein — MSLIGLISGVERSEKTLIVHNADDETVESVAERFADRNVRVTAAPSDSGPEEYVVLAEGDRVLAATALSEVLPDGGELRTPEFDAKPYKPILNELDETMFTSYDTKRMVAASREIEDRAWRSSGRLYSGFQRYSDFEKQIPVYEQLGSKSYLDVTVLAHPDTDLPDHDGTFEVYPSRAKEIRDVWFVAFDGGGNDEAKCALLAEEREPHRFYGFWTYDPATVDYIFDYVDETYLDGRSDRHRMTGR; from the coding sequence ATGTCACTTATTGGACTAATATCGGGCGTTGAGAGGAGCGAGAAGACGCTCATCGTCCACAACGCCGACGATGAGACGGTAGAGTCCGTCGCAGAGCGGTTCGCTGATCGGAACGTGCGCGTAACGGCAGCACCGTCGGACTCGGGACCTGAAGAGTACGTCGTCCTCGCAGAGGGAGACCGTGTTCTGGCCGCGACGGCGCTTTCGGAAGTTCTTCCGGACGGTGGAGAGTTACGGACCCCCGAGTTCGACGCGAAGCCGTACAAACCGATCTTAAACGAGTTGGACGAGACAATGTTCACCTCGTACGATACGAAGCGAATGGTGGCAGCGTCCCGAGAGATAGAGGACCGAGCGTGGCGCTCCAGCGGGCGACTCTACTCCGGATTTCAGCGATACTCAGACTTCGAGAAACAGATCCCTGTCTACGAACAGTTGGGAAGCAAGTCATACCTCGACGTGACCGTTCTCGCCCATCCCGACACTGACCTCCCCGACCACGACGGCACATTCGAGGTCTACCCGAGCCGAGCAAAGGAGATTCGCGACGTGTGGTTCGTCGCCTTCGATGGCGGCGGTAACGACGAGGCAAAGTGTGCGCTTCTCGCCGAAGAACGCGAACCGCACCGGTTCTACGGATTTTGGACGTACGACCCGGCGACCGTCGATTACATCTTTGACTACGTAGATGAAACCTACCTTGACGGGCGATCAGATAGACATCGAATGACTGGTCGCTGA
- a CDS encoding PH domain-containing protein, which translates to MSNPDWITLDDGETVEWTGSPRLVSVFAQLLVAVLVVVGSVALPVVIRLPLIAIGPGILLALLITIASVYPIYTTAFLVTDRAVYTKRGRRSRRVTTLELDRVQDVSYSQSAVGGVLGYGTVTVEIAGGGNVSLSAVGDPKAVADLVGRLTRGTADTIPGSVEQWRAVRDELRGIRSALESSR; encoded by the coding sequence ATGAGCAACCCTGATTGGATCACGCTCGACGACGGCGAGACGGTCGAATGGACTGGCAGTCCTCGACTCGTGAGCGTGTTCGCACAGTTACTCGTTGCTGTCCTCGTCGTCGTCGGATCGGTTGCCCTTCCGGTCGTCATCCGATTACCGTTGATCGCCATCGGTCCCGGCATCCTCCTTGCTCTTCTCATCACCATCGCAAGCGTCTATCCCATCTACACGACCGCATTCCTCGTCACCGACCGCGCGGTGTACACGAAGCGAGGTCGGCGCTCTCGGCGGGTGACGACGCTCGAACTCGACCGGGTGCAGGACGTCTCATATAGTCAGTCGGCGGTCGGCGGCGTTCTCGGTTACGGCACCGTCACGGTCGAAATCGCGGGCGGTGGCAACGTGTCGCTGAGCGCCGTCGGCGACCCGAAAGCGGTTGCAGACCTCGTCGGCCGTCTCACCCGCGGTACCGCCGACACGATCCCCGGGTCAGTCGAACAGTGGCGGGCCGTACGTGACGAACTCCGCGGCATCCGCTCGGCGCTCGAATCCAGCCGCTGA
- a CDS encoding DUF5658 family protein produces the protein MAAPNVSTSATTVTNLLDLLAEREGVLWVAVVVTYLLDVALTAYGLSLGFEEANPVARATMVLFGPLPAMVALKTFVIGVAVVFTRIAPPMGRPLIPLAVATPWAIASLSNFLVIFGGY, from the coding sequence ATGGCAGCCCCCAACGTCTCGACGTCGGCAACCACAGTCACTAACCTCCTCGACCTCCTTGCGGAGCGAGAGGGTGTACTCTGGGTCGCTGTCGTTGTCACATACCTCCTCGACGTGGCGCTCACCGCCTACGGTCTCAGCCTCGGCTTCGAGGAGGCGAATCCCGTCGCCCGCGCAACGATGGTCCTCTTCGGGCCGCTCCCGGCAATGGTCGCGCTGAAGACGTTCGTCATCGGTGTCGCCGTCGTCTTCACGCGCATCGCGCCGCCGATGGGGCGTCCGCTCATCCCCCTCGCTGTCGCAACGCCGTGGGCTATCGCATCGCTGTCCAACTTTCTCGTCATCTTCGGTGGCTACTGA
- a CDS encoding alpha-amylase family protein, translating to MYGVVTRNPDEVEWPDFDRAFYEVKDVTGRAAEPLPEAVNMVSCFGDTAAANSNPELVPVDGEGTLATRDQRYFDWAYICPTNEDYREGLLEIVTDCADENPDVRLDDVGFPRDGYCRCDRCERLFDEWVEENGVDGDEDDWYEWRAEIITEFVAEAADRIPGRTYLTLYPDPYPGHLYRRAGLDIEALAEYVDEFVVPLYDVHYGTTYWLETIAKGFQSLLDPVDVPFAIELYAVDAEMDLDDLIHATEVAESYAEHVCFGYDASNAAAALRRKRADQQEGVTHRPDDEDD from the coding sequence ATGTACGGCGTCGTCACGCGAAACCCCGACGAGGTGGAGTGGCCCGACTTCGACAGGGCGTTCTACGAGGTCAAAGACGTGACCGGGCGGGCGGCCGAACCGCTTCCCGAAGCGGTGAATATGGTGTCGTGTTTCGGCGACACCGCCGCCGCAAACTCAAACCCCGAACTCGTCCCCGTGGATGGTGAGGGAACCCTCGCGACACGCGATCAACGCTACTTCGACTGGGCGTACATCTGCCCGACCAACGAGGACTACCGCGAGGGGCTCCTCGAAATCGTCACGGACTGCGCCGATGAGAACCCCGACGTTCGACTGGACGACGTGGGATTCCCGCGAGACGGCTACTGTCGGTGCGACCGGTGTGAACGCCTGTTCGATGAGTGGGTCGAGGAGAACGGCGTCGATGGCGACGAAGACGACTGGTACGAGTGGCGCGCCGAAATCATCACCGAGTTCGTCGCCGAAGCGGCCGACCGAATCCCCGGCCGGACCTATCTGACGCTCTATCCCGACCCGTATCCGGGTCATCTCTACCGCCGTGCAGGACTCGATATCGAAGCGCTCGCGGAGTACGTAGACGAGTTCGTCGTGCCGCTGTACGACGTTCACTACGGGACGACCTACTGGCTGGAAACCATCGCAAAAGGCTTCCAGTCGCTCTTAGACCCGGTAGACGTGCCGTTCGCCATCGAACTGTACGCCGTTGATGCGGAGATGGACCTCGACGACCTCATCCACGCGACAGAGGTGGCCGAGTCATACGCGGAACACGTCTGCTTCGGATACGACGCCTCGAACGCGGCCGCGGCCCTCCGTCGAAAGCGCGCGGACCAGCAGGAAGGCGTCACTCACCGTCCGGACGACGAGGACGACTGA
- a CDS encoding Glu/Leu/Phe/Val family dehydrogenase encodes MSEEANPFESLQEQIDDAAAFLDVEDDVVERLKHPERVLELNLSVDMDDGTRKRFKAFRSQFNGDRGPYKGGIRYHPNVSRDEVKALSGWMVYKCAVVDIPYGGGKGGIVIDPREHSAAELERITRSFAKELRPLIGEDQDIPAPDVNTGQREMNWIKDTYEKLEHKTAPGVVTGKAISSGGSEGRVEATGRSTMLTAREAFDYLDKDIEGATVAVQGYGNAGSVAANLLEDIGANIVAVSDSSGAIYREGGFDTAAAKQFKRETGSVSGYDQADEEMTNEELLTLDVDLLIPAALENAIDGELAQDVQADVVVEAANGPLTPEADDELTGRDVYVFPDILANAGGVTVSYFEWVQNRQRFYWTEERVNDELERVITEAFDNLVEAYDSHDLPNFRTAAYVVAIQRVVDAYSDNGNWP; translated from the coding sequence ATGAGCGAGGAGGCGAATCCATTCGAGAGTCTGCAGGAACAGATAGACGACGCGGCGGCGTTTCTCGACGTCGAAGACGATGTCGTAGAACGGTTGAAGCATCCCGAGCGCGTCCTCGAACTCAACCTCTCGGTCGATATGGACGACGGAACGCGAAAGCGATTCAAAGCGTTCCGATCCCAGTTCAACGGCGATAGAGGGCCGTACAAGGGCGGTATTCGATACCACCCGAACGTGTCCCGCGATGAGGTGAAGGCGCTTTCGGGGTGGATGGTGTACAAGTGTGCTGTCGTTGATATCCCGTACGGCGGCGGCAAAGGCGGTATCGTCATCGACCCCCGCGAACACTCGGCCGCCGAACTCGAACGTATCACGCGGTCGTTCGCCAAGGAACTCCGCCCACTCATCGGCGAGGACCAAGACATCCCCGCACCGGACGTAAACACCGGTCAGCGGGAGATGAACTGGATCAAGGACACGTACGAGAAGCTTGAGCACAAGACGGCACCCGGCGTCGTCACCGGCAAAGCCATCTCCTCCGGCGGGAGCGAGGGCCGCGTCGAGGCGACGGGCCGCTCGACCATGCTGACCGCACGCGAAGCGTTCGACTACCTCGATAAAGACATCGAAGGCGCTACCGTCGCCGTGCAAGGGTACGGGAACGCCGGGTCCGTCGCGGCGAACCTCCTCGAAGACATCGGGGCGAACATCGTCGCCGTCTCCGACTCCAGCGGCGCAATCTACCGCGAAGGCGGATTCGACACGGCGGCCGCAAAGCAGTTCAAGCGCGAAACGGGGTCGGTCAGCGGGTACGACCAAGCCGACGAGGAGATGACGAACGAAGAGTTGCTCACGCTCGACGTCGACCTGCTCATTCCGGCGGCGCTGGAGAACGCCATCGACGGCGAACTCGCACAGGACGTGCAGGCCGATGTCGTGGTCGAAGCCGCCAACGGCCCGCTCACGCCCGAAGCGGACGACGAACTCACCGGGCGCGACGTGTACGTCTTCCCCGACATCCTCGCCAACGCGGGCGGTGTGACCGTCTCGTACTTCGAGTGGGTCCAGAACCGCCAGCGCTTCTACTGGACTGAAGAGCGCGTCAACGACGAACTCGAACGCGTCATCACCGAGGCGTTCGATAACCTCGTCGAGGCGTACGACTCACACGACCTGCCGAACTTCCGCACCGCCGCCTACGTCGTCGCTATCCAGCGCGTCGTAGACGCCTACTCGGACAACGGCAACTGGCCATAA
- the gdhB gene encoding glutamate dehydrogenase GdhB, translating to MSSKSTAVSTDETETEAEPESALATARRQLDRAAAELTLDPNIVERLKHPAQVHEVTVPIRRDDGTLEAYTGFRAQHDSVRGPYKGGLRFHPGVTREECIGLSMWMTWKCAVMDLPFGGAKGGVVVDPKDLSEEEVERLTRRFAQELRDVVGPHTDIPAPDMGTDAQTMSWFMDAYSMQEGETTPGVVTGKPPVIGGSEGRDGAPGRSVAIITREAVKYYDWDLSETTVAVQGFGSVGANAARLLDDWGANVVAVSDVNGAIYDPDGLDTRDVPTHKEEPEAVMTYDAPQKLSNEEILELDVDVLIPAAIGNVITADNADDIQADVIVEGANGPTTFAADEMLTERGIPVIPDILANAGGVTVSYFEWLQDINRRAWSLERVHEELESEMNDAWNAVRDEVEARDVSWRDAAYIVALERIAEAHERRGVWP from the coding sequence ATGTCTTCGAAATCAACTGCCGTATCTACGGACGAGACAGAGACAGAAGCGGAACCCGAGTCTGCGCTGGCGACCGCTCGTCGTCAGTTAGACCGCGCCGCGGCCGAACTGACGCTCGACCCGAACATTGTCGAGCGGCTGAAGCATCCCGCGCAGGTCCACGAGGTGACGGTCCCGATTCGCCGTGACGACGGGACCCTCGAAGCGTACACCGGCTTCCGCGCCCAGCACGACAGCGTTCGCGGCCCGTACAAGGGCGGGTTGCGGTTCCACCCGGGCGTGACGCGGGAGGAATGTATCGGCCTGTCGATGTGGATGACGTGGAAGTGCGCGGTGATGGACCTCCCGTTCGGCGGAGCCAAAGGCGGCGTCGTCGTGGATCCGAAAGACCTCTCCGAAGAAGAGGTCGAGCGGCTCACTCGCCGATTCGCCCAGGAGCTCCGTGACGTGGTCGGTCCGCATACCGACATTCCCGCACCCGACATGGGAACCGACGCACAGACCATGTCGTGGTTCATGGACGCCTACTCGATGCAGGAAGGCGAAACGACGCCCGGCGTCGTCACTGGCAAGCCGCCAGTTATCGGCGGGAGTGAGGGCCGCGACGGCGCACCCGGCCGAAGTGTCGCCATCATCACCCGCGAGGCAGTCAAGTACTACGACTGGGACCTCTCGGAGACGACGGTGGCCGTCCAAGGGTTCGGGAGCGTCGGCGCGAACGCGGCACGACTCCTCGACGACTGGGGTGCAAACGTGGTCGCCGTCTCGGACGTGAACGGTGCAATCTACGACCCTGACGGACTCGACACGCGCGACGTACCGACGCACAAGGAAGAGCCTGAGGCCGTGATGACGTACGACGCGCCGCAGAAGCTGTCGAACGAGGAGATTCTCGAACTCGACGTTGACGTGCTCATTCCCGCGGCCATCGGCAACGTCATCACCGCCGACAACGCCGACGACATTCAGGCGGACGTGATCGTCGAAGGGGCGAACGGACCAACGACGTTCGCCGCCGACGAGATGCTCACGGAGCGCGGCATCCCCGTCATTCCAGACATCCTCGCCAACGCGGGCGGTGTGACCGTCTCGTACTTCGAGTGGTTGCAGGACATCAACCGCCGAGCATGGTCGCTCGAACGCGTCCACGAGGAACTCGAATCGGAGATGAACGACGCGTGGAACGCCGTGCGCGACGAAGTCGAAGCACGCGACGTGAGTTGGCGTGATGCCGCTTACATCGTCGCACTCGAACGCATCGCAGAGGCGCACGAACGACGCGGCGTCTGGCCCTGA
- a CDS encoding acyl-CoA carboxylase subunit beta, which yields MKVRIGADASDEEASAIAGALARHLGTAVEVYADGEDAPAATAEAPTTQYPLDDELEPTEREAALREEIRDILEGGPKKYRDRLADQGKLFVRDRLNLWFDSTGESASEETDTENGIRFEDGKFAHFDGWHPDSPEVEEDDEGNRLPADGLITGAATFEGRDLHFMANDFTVKAGSMARHGVEKFLRMQQRALKNGKPVLYLMDSSGGRIDQQTGFFANREGIGKYYYNHSMLSGRVPQICVLYGPCIAGAAYTPVFADFTIMVEGMSAMAIASPRMVEMVTGEEIDMQDLGGARMHAEESGSADLVARDEAHARQLVAQLMSYLPDKAGEKPPQSETVPPKYSPDGIDELIPEAPNRPYDVHDLLDRVVDAGSVFELKPDYGKEIVTAFARIDGRPVGVVANQPTQRSGAIFPDAAEKAAEFIWTCDAYEIPLLYLCDTPGFMAGSQVEKDAILEKGKKFIYATSSATVPKQTVVVRKAYGAGIYAMGGPAYDPESVIALPSGEIGIMGPEAAINAVYANKLAEIDDPEERKQREDELREEYREDIDAHRMASEVVIDEIVPPSDLRAELAGRFAFYADVDKSLPDKKHGTVI from the coding sequence ATGAAGGTCCGAATCGGCGCGGACGCCTCCGACGAAGAAGCGTCCGCCATCGCGGGTGCCCTCGCACGACACCTCGGCACGGCAGTCGAAGTATACGCGGACGGCGAGGACGCACCGGCGGCGACGGCTGAGGCACCGACGACGCAGTATCCGCTGGACGACGAGCTGGAGCCGACGGAGCGGGAGGCCGCTTTACGCGAGGAGATTCGTGACATCCTCGAAGGGGGTCCGAAAAAGTACCGCGACCGCCTTGCAGATCAAGGGAAACTGTTCGTCCGCGACAGACTCAACCTTTGGTTTGACTCGACCGGCGAATCCGCAAGCGAGGAAACAGACACCGAGAACGGGATTCGGTTCGAAGACGGCAAGTTCGCTCACTTCGACGGATGGCACCCCGACAGCCCCGAAGTCGAGGAAGACGACGAGGGCAACCGCCTGCCCGCCGACGGCCTCATCACGGGCGCGGCGACGTTCGAGGGGCGCGACCTCCACTTCATGGCGAACGATTTCACCGTAAAGGCAGGGTCGATGGCGCGCCACGGCGTCGAGAAGTTCCTTCGAATGCAGCAGCGCGCCCTGAAGAACGGCAAGCCCGTCCTCTACCTGATGGATTCCTCCGGCGGACGTATCGATCAGCAGACGGGCTTTTTCGCCAACCGCGAAGGGATAGGCAAGTACTACTACAACCACTCGATGCTCTCGGGGCGCGTTCCGCAGATCTGCGTCCTGTACGGTCCGTGTATCGCCGGCGCCGCCTACACGCCCGTCTTCGCGGATTTCACCATCATGGTCGAGGGAATGTCCGCGATGGCTATCGCTTCCCCGCGCATGGTCGAGATGGTCACCGGCGAGGAGATCGACATGCAGGACCTCGGCGGCGCACGGATGCACGCCGAGGAGTCCGGCAGCGCGGACCTCGTTGCCCGCGACGAGGCGCATGCCCGCCAACTCGTCGCACAGTTGATGTCGTATCTGCCCGACAAAGCCGGTGAGAAACCACCGCAGTCTGAGACGGTGCCGCCGAAGTATTCGCCCGACGGCATCGACGAACTCATTCCCGAAGCGCCGAACCGCCCGTACGACGTTCACGACCTCTTGGACCGTGTCGTCGACGCCGGATCCGTCTTCGAACTCAAGCCCGACTACGGAAAGGAAATCGTCACCGCGTTCGCCCGCATCGACGGCCGGCCCGTCGGCGTCGTCGCCAACCAACCAACCCAGCGGTCGGGCGCTATCTTCCCCGACGCGGCCGAGAAGGCGGCCGAGTTCATCTGGACCTGCGACGCCTACGAGATTCCGCTGCTCTACCTGTGTGACACACCGGGCTTCATGGCCGGGTCGCAGGTCGAGAAAGACGCTATCTTGGAGAAAGGCAAGAAGTTCATCTACGCGACGTCGTCTGCGACGGTTCCCAAGCAAACGGTGGTCGTCCGCAAAGCCTACGGCGCAGGTATCTACGCGATGGGCGGCCCCGCCTACGACCCCGAAAGCGTCATCGCTCTCCCGTCGGGCGAGATCGGAATTATGGGTCCGGAAGCGGCGATCAACGCCGTCTACGCCAACAAACTCGCGGAGATAGACGACCCCGAAGAACGGAAGCAACGCGAGGACGAACTCCGCGAGGAGTACCGCGAAGACATCGACGCCCACCGGATGGCCAGCGAAGTCGTCATCGACGAAATCGTGCCACCCTCGGATCTCCGCGCCGAACTCGCCGGCCGGTTCGCGTTCTACGCGGACGTTGACAAATCTCTCCCGGATAAAAAGCACGGCACCGTTATCTAA
- the pyrI gene encoding aspartate carbamoyltransferase regulatory subunit: protein MSDKELRVSKIRDGTVIDHLTAGQALNVLAILGIDGSGGESVSIGMNVPSDRLARKDIVKVEDRELSQSEVDVLSVISPEATINIVRDYEVVDKKRVERPDEVTGVVSCPNRNCITNADEPVASRFEVLSDGLRCGYCGTIVREDEVASNLDAA from the coding sequence ATGAGCGACAAAGAACTCCGCGTCTCAAAGATCCGCGACGGCACCGTTATCGACCACCTGACCGCCGGGCAGGCACTGAACGTCCTCGCAATTCTCGGTATCGACGGATCCGGCGGCGAAAGCGTCTCCATCGGGATGAACGTTCCCTCGGACCGCCTCGCCCGCAAGGACATCGTGAAGGTCGAAGACCGCGAGCTGAGTCAGTCAGAAGTCGATGTGCTCTCGGTCATCTCGCCGGAGGCGACAATCAACATCGTCCGCGACTACGAAGTCGTAGACAAGAAACGCGTCGAACGCCCCGACGAGGTGACGGGCGTCGTCTCCTGTCCGAACCGCAACTGCATCACGAACGCCGACGAACCGGTTGCCTCGCGGTTCGAGGTTCTCTCCGACGGCCTGCGTTGTGGGTACTGCGGAACCATCGTCCGCGAAGACGAAGTTGCGTCGAACCTCGACGCCGCCTGA
- the pyrB gene encoding aspartate carbamoyltransferase, which yields MRQDHLISATQLSRDDVEAVLDRAADIDADPAAWRQRHAGTVLGLCFFEPSTRTRMSFDTAMKRLGGRTVDMGPVESSSVKKGESLADTVRVVEGYGDAIVLRHPLEGAAKMASEFVDVPVINAGDGAGQHPTQTLLDLYTIRENAGLDDLTIGIMGDLKYGRTVHSLAEALTNFDARQHFISPESLRLPRNVRYDLHGSGAQVREHTELSEVLPELDVLYVTRIQRERFPDENEYRKVAGQYQIDADDLSDAKDSLTVMHPLPRVDEIAPEVDETAHAKYFEQAHNAVPVRMALLDMLLEDN from the coding sequence ATGCGTCAGGACCACCTCATCTCCGCGACTCAACTCTCGCGGGACGACGTCGAGGCGGTGCTCGACCGCGCGGCGGATATCGACGCCGACCCGGCGGCGTGGCGACAGCGGCACGCTGGGACGGTACTCGGGCTGTGCTTTTTCGAGCCAAGCACCCGCACGCGGATGAGCTTCGACACCGCGATGAAACGATTGGGCGGCAGAACCGTCGATATGGGACCGGTCGAGTCCTCGTCGGTGAAGAAAGGAGAGAGCCTCGCCGACACCGTCCGCGTCGTCGAGGGGTACGGGGATGCGATTGTCCTCCGCCACCCGCTCGAAGGTGCGGCGAAGATGGCCTCCGAGTTCGTCGATGTCCCCGTTATCAACGCGGGCGACGGCGCGGGGCAACACCCTACGCAGACCCTCCTCGACCTGTACACGATTCGGGAGAACGCTGGACTGGACGACCTCACTATCGGCATCATGGGCGACCTGAAGTACGGACGGACGGTCCACTCGCTGGCCGAGGCGCTGACGAACTTCGACGCCCGACAGCACTTCATCAGTCCCGAGAGCCTCCGTCTTCCCCGGAATGTCCGCTATGACCTGCACGGATCGGGCGCGCAGGTCCGCGAACACACCGAATTGTCCGAGGTGCTGCCGGAACTCGACGTCCTCTACGTGACGCGCATCCAGCGCGAACGCTTCCCCGACGAGAACGAGTACCGGAAAGTCGCCGGTCAGTACCAGATAGACGCCGACGATCTCTCGGACGCAAAAGACTCGCTGACGGTGATGCATCCGCTCCCGCGCGTTGATGAAATCGCCCCCGAGGTGGACGAGACAGCGCACGCGAAATACTTCGAGCAGGCACACAACGCCGTGCCGGTTCGAATGGCGCTTTTGGACATGCTCTTGGAGGACAACTGA
- a CDS encoding MaoC family dehydratase, producing MRQRPSGRPRTVTVFPERRDSLHMTGRYYEDFEVGETIVHEKRRTVSESDNQRFCDMTMNQQPLHLDSEFAADTQFGDRLVNGLYTMSLAVGLSIPDTTDGTIVANLSYDNVEHPHPVFHGDTIRAQSTVTDKRETSDGERGVVTMHVEAFNQDDELVCEFDRTALALKRPDE from the coding sequence ATGCGGCAGCGTCCTTCGGGGCGACCGAGAACCGTCACGGTTTTTCCGGAGAGACGAGACAGTCTGCACATGACCGGCCGTTACTACGAGGACTTCGAGGTGGGCGAGACAATCGTCCACGAGAAGCGACGAACCGTCTCCGAATCCGACAACCAGCGCTTCTGTGACATGACGATGAACCAGCAACCGTTGCACCTCGACAGCGAGTTTGCTGCGGACACGCAGTTCGGCGACCGCCTCGTCAACGGTCTGTACACGATGTCGCTGGCCGTCGGACTCTCTATCCCGGACACCACCGACGGCACTATCGTCGCCAACCTCTCGTACGATAACGTCGAACACCCACACCCCGTTTTCCACGGCGACACCATCCGTGCGCAGTCCACCGTCACCGATAAGCGAGAGACGTCGGACGGCGAACGCGGCGTCGTCACGATGCACGTCGAAGCGTTCAATCAAGACGACGAACTCGTCTGTGAGTTCGACCGCACGGCGTTAGCGCTGAAGCGCCCCGACGAATAA